The Hydrogenobacter thermophilus TK-6 genome window below encodes:
- a CDS encoding M28 family peptidase has translation MRSETFEELQRTAEDLLKLNRLAGSEGNKLTKEKIKKFLREKGITYREEFFQIEKSLPIKATIQVNNTTIPCVPYVGSPKGEYEGYVKRDPLEGDIILLGISEERSKLPSLRERGIKAGITYLETLNVHYYGNVDEEFPLVNVKKESIQLVEDAYIKLTIETKKESILCSNIVFDIGRGPIIYMVAHMDTKPYVFGAIDNGVGFLLLLFMADELRRNYHLPYRVRFLLTDAEELGLEGAKFHVGKGIKHAYYCINIDAIGWQHPAVIYKDAEGYNGDRLMDMFLRHLQDMKVSIDFRSSPRAKSDHIPFKKVGVQTLFLSSNPFTIRHTFYDNLEAVNWDIVRMWYELILSFLRRFHKL, from the coding sequence ATGAGAAGTGAAACCTTTGAAGAGCTTCAGCGTACAGCAGAGGATCTTCTAAAACTAAACAGGCTGGCCGGGAGCGAAGGAAACAAACTAACAAAGGAGAAGATAAAAAAGTTTCTCAGGGAGAAAGGTATAACCTACCGGGAGGAGTTTTTCCAAATAGAGAAGTCCCTTCCCATAAAAGCTACCATTCAAGTAAACAACACAACCATCCCCTGCGTGCCGTATGTGGGAAGTCCAAAGGGAGAGTATGAAGGATACGTAAAGAGGGATCCTCTGGAGGGTGATATAATCCTGCTTGGTATATCAGAAGAAAGGTCAAAACTTCCTTCTCTCAGAGAGAGGGGTATAAAGGCTGGCATAACATATCTGGAGACTTTAAATGTCCATTATTACGGTAACGTTGATGAGGAGTTCCCCCTTGTGAATGTGAAAAAAGAAAGCATTCAGCTTGTAGAGGATGCATACATAAAACTCACCATAGAGACTAAGAAGGAAAGCATCCTTTGCAGTAATATCGTCTTTGATATAGGCAGAGGACCAATTATATACATGGTTGCCCACATGGATACAAAACCTTATGTGTTTGGAGCCATAGACAACGGAGTAGGTTTTCTTCTGCTTCTTTTTATGGCGGATGAGCTAAGAAGAAATTACCACCTACCTTACAGAGTGAGATTTCTTTTGACGGATGCGGAAGAGCTTGGTCTTGAAGGTGCCAAGTTTCATGTAGGCAAGGGTATAAAACATGCTTATTACTGCATAAACATAGACGCCATCGGTTGGCAACATCCGGCGGTCATATACAAAGATGCGGAGGGCTACAACGGTGATAGACTTATGGATATGTTTTTAAGACACCTTCAGGACATGAAAGTATCCATAGATTTCAGAAGTTCTCCAAGAGCCAAGAGCGATCACATACCTTTCAAAAAGGTGGGGGTGCAAACCTTGTTTTTGAGCTCCAATCCCTTTACCATAAGGCACACCTTTTATGATAACTTGGAGGCGGTAAATTGGGATATTGTCCGTATGTGGTATGAGCTTATCTTATCCTTTTTGAGGAGGTTTCACAAACTATGA
- the ilvE gene encoding branched-chain-amino-acid transaminase: MEYAFFEGRIVPVEEANINIKTNSFHYGTAVFEGIRAYWNEKEQQLYILFAREHYLRLLKNAKAMFMEIPYTVDELVEITKEILRKSEIKWDVYIRPIAYFKDLALTPKLLGFTPEVAIYTYNFGRYLDTSEGIKVKVSSWRRNDDNSIPSRWKVAGAYVNSALAKTEALLAGYDEAIMLNQHGFVAEGSGENIFLIRGRKAITPSYSEHILEGITRSAIIKLLQKELVVEVEERPVARSELYTADELFMTGTAAEVTPIVEVDNRKVGDGKVGPMTKELQELYFNAVRGNIERYKVWLTPVYEK, from the coding sequence ATGGAATACGCCTTTTTTGAGGGAAGGATAGTCCCCGTGGAAGAGGCAAACATAAACATAAAGACCAACTCCTTCCACTATGGAACGGCAGTCTTTGAAGGGATAAGAGCTTACTGGAACGAGAAGGAGCAGCAGCTTTACATTCTCTTTGCAAGAGAACACTATCTTAGGCTTCTCAAAAATGCAAAAGCCATGTTTATGGAGATTCCCTATACAGTGGATGAGCTTGTGGAGATCACAAAGGAAATACTGAGAAAAAGTGAAATAAAGTGGGATGTCTATATAAGACCCATAGCTTATTTTAAGGACCTTGCCCTCACGCCAAAGCTGTTAGGATTTACTCCCGAAGTAGCCATATACACTTATAACTTTGGAAGGTATTTGGATACTTCGGAAGGTATAAAGGTTAAGGTGTCCTCTTGGAGGAGGAATGACGACAACTCTATACCTTCAAGGTGGAAAGTTGCAGGTGCGTATGTAAACAGTGCCCTTGCCAAAACAGAAGCATTGCTGGCTGGCTACGATGAAGCTATAATGTTAAATCAGCACGGTTTTGTAGCAGAAGGTTCTGGAGAAAACATCTTTCTCATAAGAGGTAGAAAGGCTATAACTCCCTCTTATTCGGAGCACATCCTTGAAGGGATAACAAGGAGCGCCATCATAAAACTCCTCCAAAAAGAGCTTGTGGTGGAGGTTGAAGAAAGACCTGTTGCCAGAAGCGAGCTTTACACCGCTGACGAACTTTTCATGACAGGAACTGCAGCAGAGGTAACACCCATAGTAGAAGTGGATAACAGAAAAGTGGGTGATGGGAAGGTGGGACCTATGACAAAGGAACTTCAAGAGCTTTACTTTAATGCGGTAAGAGGAAATATAGAACGATACAAAGTTTGGCTTACACCCGTTTATGAGAAGTGA
- the amrB gene encoding AmmeMemoRadiSam system protein B, with the protein MKIKRPNVAGIFYPSDPKKLRDTVLALLKNSKLFPLKPVGLVAPHAGYTYSGAVAGAVYKQLENLDLSKDWMVVIIAPSHYFFFEGITFGSYQAFETPLGQVEVDRKAIERFIDTRKSLRVSFSDIPYDKEHSLEVQLPFLQVLLKSFRLVPVLYSDAKPEEIKEVLNFFEGENTLFVVSSDLSHYHSENTARYKDSFCHAGIESLDVKLLGRCEACGITGITGAIFYARERNLKGKLIDYKTSGEVSEERHRVVGYGGYIFTS; encoded by the coding sequence ATGAAGATAAAAAGACCTAATGTAGCAGGCATTTTCTATCCTTCAGATCCCAAAAAGTTGAGAGATACAGTATTGGCTTTACTGAAAAATTCCAAGCTTTTCCCACTAAAGCCTGTAGGGCTTGTTGCACCTCATGCAGGTTATACTTATTCAGGCGCTGTTGCTGGAGCTGTTTACAAACAATTGGAAAACCTTGATCTCTCAAAGGACTGGATGGTTGTTATTATAGCACCTAGCCACTACTTTTTCTTTGAAGGTATCACTTTTGGAAGCTACCAAGCCTTTGAAACACCTTTGGGACAGGTGGAGGTAGACAGAAAGGCAATAGAAAGGTTTATTGACACAAGGAAAAGTTTAAGAGTTAGCTTTAGTGATATACCTTATGATAAAGAGCATTCCTTAGAAGTGCAACTCCCCTTCTTGCAAGTACTTCTAAAAAGTTTCCGCTTAGTGCCTGTATTGTACAGCGATGCCAAACCTGAGGAAATAAAGGAAGTTCTTAACTTTTTTGAAGGAGAAAACACCCTTTTTGTTGTGAGCTCAGACCTTAGCCACTACCATTCGGAAAACACTGCAAGGTACAAAGATAGCTTTTGTCATGCAGGCATTGAAAGCCTGGATGTAAAACTATTAGGTAGATGCGAAGCATGCGGTATAACAGGTATAACTGGAGCTATCTTCTACGCAAGGGAGAGAAATCTTAAGGGTAAACTCATAGATTACAAAACATCTGGGGAGGTTAGCGAGGAAAGGCACCGGGTGGTGGGCTACGGTGGCTACATTTTCACTTCATAA
- the sppA gene encoding signal peptide peptidase SppA has protein sequence MKRFILVLILLVSVMVIGSLLSRIPVGNRIAVLKVEGIIIDAEPVIKKIEKAKKDDSIKALVLRVDSPGGSVGASQEIYRALERFKDSKKPLVVSMGNVAASGGYYISVPADYIYANPGTITGSIGVIIEHIDYRELLSRLGVKATAIKTGKFKDTLSPFRELTDEEREYLKKTIDDAYGQFLSSILKYRSKKISEDELRSIADGRIMTGLMAQKVGLVDGLGNIEDAIDKAKELAGVKEARVFYMEERKSFLRRLLGAKLPSFDLNYYPTMIYYLMK, from the coding sequence ATGAAAAGATTTATATTAGTATTGATTCTTTTGGTGAGTGTAATGGTGATAGGAAGTCTTCTGTCAAGGATCCCCGTAGGCAATAGGATAGCGGTTTTAAAAGTGGAGGGTATAATAATTGATGCTGAACCTGTTATAAAAAAGATAGAGAAAGCCAAAAAAGACGATAGCATAAAAGCTCTCGTTTTGAGAGTTGACAGTCCGGGTGGTTCGGTAGGAGCTTCTCAAGAGATATACAGGGCTTTAGAGAGGTTCAAAGACAGCAAGAAGCCCCTTGTGGTTTCTATGGGAAATGTGGCAGCATCGGGAGGATACTACATATCAGTACCAGCAGATTACATATACGCAAATCCTGGCACTATAACAGGTAGCATAGGAGTGATCATAGAGCACATAGATTACAGGGAACTTCTGAGTCGCTTAGGCGTAAAGGCTACCGCAATAAAAACGGGTAAGTTTAAAGACACACTTTCACCTTTTAGGGAGCTTACAGATGAAGAGAGGGAGTATCTGAAGAAAACTATAGACGATGCCTACGGACAATTTCTGTCTTCTATACTAAAGTATAGGTCAAAGAAGATAAGCGAGGATGAGCTCAGAAGTATTGCAGACGGTAGAATAATGACTGGCCTTATGGCTCAAAAGGTGGGTCTTGTAGATGGACTTGGCAATATTGAAGATGCTATTGACAAAGCTAAAGAACTTGCAGGAGTAAAAGAAGCAAGAGTCTTTTATATGGAGGAGAGGAAAAGTTTTCTAAGAAGACTTTTGGGTGCGAAGCTTCCCAGCTTTGATCTCAATTACTATCCAACGATGATTTACTACCTTATGAAGTGA
- the lptB gene encoding LPS export ABC transporter ATP-binding protein, translated as MLMAHSVKKSYKGREVLKDINISIDKGHIVGLLGPNGAGKTTLFNCLVGFTSVDEGSIFLDGKDITHMPAHKRAREGIAFLPQEHTLFEDLTVLENLLIFLEFFEESKSSRMARAEELLTDFGLYEVKDTKARYISGGQKRRLEIARSLIPRPKYILFDEPFAGIDPILVADIKLMIKNLKSQNIGVLITDHNVRETIKIVDRVYIISEGSILAEGTPEEVIAKKEVREVYLGADFSL; from the coding sequence ATGTTGATGGCGCATAGTGTAAAAAAGAGCTATAAAGGTAGAGAAGTCCTCAAAGATATAAACATAAGTATAGATAAAGGGCATATTGTAGGACTGCTGGGACCCAACGGGGCTGGTAAAACTACGCTGTTTAACTGTCTGGTAGGCTTTACATCCGTTGATGAAGGTAGCATATTCCTTGACGGTAAAGATATCACTCACATGCCAGCTCACAAAAGGGCAAGAGAGGGTATAGCTTTTCTTCCTCAGGAACACACTCTTTTTGAAGACCTTACAGTGCTTGAGAACCTGCTTATCTTTCTTGAGTTTTTTGAGGAAAGCAAAAGCTCAAGAATGGCAAGAGCGGAGGAGCTTCTTACGGATTTTGGACTCTATGAGGTTAAAGACACAAAGGCAAGATACATATCAGGTGGGCAAAAGAGAAGGCTTGAGATAGCAAGGTCTCTCATACCCAGACCCAAGTACATACTCTTTGATGAACCTTTTGCAGGTATTGACCCCATACTGGTGGCGGATATAAAGCTTATGATAAAAAACCTCAAATCTCAAAACATAGGTGTGCTTATAACTGACCACAATGTCAGGGAAACTATAAAGATAGTGGACAGAGTTTATATTATATCTGAGGGAAGCATACTGGCGGAGGGAACACCCGAGGAGGTTATAGCTAAAAAGGAAGTGAGGGAAGTATACTTAGGTGCTGACTTTTCTCTTTAG